GATACTAAATGTGGACAAATGTTTATTACAAAGTGAGCCTGCAAACAAGGTGTGTGTTCTGTTTTCCTCTTATTACTTGGCACTGTTTGTTCTTTAAGGCACATAATGCACATAAGCTATCTTCTTAGTTTTGTTATATGATATACTTAATTTTAGATATGTAGATCCTTGCAACTGTCCAAGACAATTGGAAAGATCCAGAACTAGGTCTTTCTCCATACAATGTTCACTCCCATACTGGATTTCTTAAACATCTAGTTCTGAGAACTGGAaggtacttttattttattgtttaatctgcTACCgcttatgttttcatatttaagCATAATGTGTTTCTTTATGACTACACATATTAGACACTAGTATTGCAAAAACTAAGTACATGTTCTTGTTAGTTGCATTGTATTTAACCATTTTTGACTAATAGGCTAAGATATTCTGTTAGACTATCTGGAAAGTAGAAACTGAAAAGTAAAAGATCAGTGGAACAAGAGTGGTAGAAGTGGTGAGATCCTGGTGGGAGTTTTCTtattaaatccaaataaaatacTGATGGATCAATTCAGTAAATTAGCATATTCAATTATTCATAGATTAGTTTCAAGTATTCATTAGTTGACTAAACTTATTATGCTTGTCTTCTGGATATCTCTTTCCCCTCTCGTTTGGTTAAGACTTAAGAGGTGAACTTGTATGTGTTCTTAGAAGGAGTTCTTCAAGATTTTACCATAAAAGGAGAGATTTGTGGGTTTGTGGACTAAGAAAGGAACTGGTGACTGGAGGAACTATCACTATTTATATGGTTCTAGTTTGTGCAAATTTGGTACTTAGTAGGCAACTTCTGGTCTTTTGGCTTATTCATGCAATCATGTTATCAAATGATGTCATTTATAGTAAGAAAATAATCAAATGGTTTCAATATATGTTTTCTCTAAGTTCATGGAtctttaattatcattttttctCTGTGTTACCTTCATATTCCAAAATTACGATTTGTGTTTCAGGGACATGAAGACTGATCTCCCTGAACTTATGGTTAACTTTGTCACCTCATCTTACAAGCCAGAGATGCTGAAACCCCTGGTTgagaaaatttcagctattCCTGAAGTGGTAGGTGTTAATTATGCTAATTTTGTAAATGTGGATttgctttattttgtttatatggTGAGATTTGCCTTTGACCTACTCAGGCCACCCAATTTTTATCCGTGGCTTGATTCTTGTGTTGGATGAAAATTGAGTGACCCCAAATCTGATTAAACTCCACAAGACCAGTTATCCGATAGAGCGAGCTTTATATCTCCCCAGCTTCTTTAGTTTCATTCTTAGATCCCAGGGTGGATTGGTTTGACTGACTGGAAATCAATAATTGATGCAAAATGAGGCTTCATAAATCTCTTTGCATCAAATGATatgatcaaagaaaaaaaatttacgaTGTCAAAGCCAGCATTCTCAATCACGGTTTTTCTCCCCTTCAGTTGGACAAAAACTCAAAATGTCTACTTACTGATTAGGTACTTGAAGTAAAAGTTTTATGCTTTATTCCCAATCAAATTTGCAATCCTCATTGTCTTTTGCTTATGGTTTTGCTTGAGAATCTTAAAGATGGACTGTTTACATGCTAGCATTTGCTTATAATCCTAAGTTGCtccctaatttttttccttctattgtGAGTGATGTACAGAACACATTAAAATGTTTCTCTTGATTGTTCTTGGATTCTGAGtagactcttttttttttcccctcaGGCGACTTTTATTTGTACATCTTTATGCTCTTCCATCTTTcctattgaaattttttttgaaactcaTCTTTAAATTGGTCATGATATCCTTTGAATGTAATTCTTCATTAGAGAAAGTGTGTTGCTTAGCATGatcttattaaattttttattgacaAAATTTTGTGGTTTTCTGTTTGTTGCCTGATGCTTTTTAGGTTAGTATTATGAATAATGTAAATACTTCGGTTGGTAACACATCTGTTGGCGAGGAGGAGTATACATTGTATGGGAAATCTACAATCACCGAAAGTCTGAGAGGTTTAACATTTCAAATTTCTGCAAACTCCTTTTTCCAGACAAATACTCATCAGGTATGTATTCTGACTGATATtatatgccttcatatgttgtgCTTCTTTAACTGTATTTATTACTTggattttttgttgttttctttcatgattACTGTTCATGAGTTATAACTTTAATTTGAAACGATTTTACATTGTTAGGCTGAGGTTCTGTATAAACTAATTGAAGATTGTGCTGGCCTGAGAGGAGATGCCTCCGAAATTGTCCTCGACTTATTTTGTGGGACAGGAACCATTGGCCTAACACTTGCAAAAAAGTATTCCCTTCTCGACTTGTATTAATTGGTCTCATATACTCATGTAGGGAGATGTCATACAAATATCATACTTTgccataataattttatatttttcaggGCTAAACATGTTTATGGATATGAAGTTGTTGCTCAAGCTGTTGCAGATGCTCATAGAAATGCCAAGCTGAATGGAATAAGTAATACTACATTCCTTCAAGGAGATCttaataaaattgatgaaaattttggCAAGCATTTTCCAAAGCCAGATATCGTTATTTCAGGTTATCCTCCTATTAAAAACCTTGTATATGTAGCTTTACTTGCTATTTTAAATAGTGTTTGAAGTATTATTATAGGGGAGTGTGTGTATGCGTGTGATGCCTGATAGCTTTGCAAGGTGAGTGAAAATTGGGGTTGGAACTGGTGAAATTATTGGTCATATTGTTTAGAAAAAGGTAATACAAAATCTTGAACATAATTTTATCTGAGGAATTATCTGCATCTATCCTATGTTGATGTTGAAGTTTTCAACTTGATTTGCAGATCCAAATAGACCCGGTATGCACATgaagttaataaaatttctgCTAAAGCTTAAGGCTCCAAAAATTGTTTATGTATCATGCAATCCCGCTACTTGTGCTCGCGACATTGATTACCTTTGCCATGGTGTGGTATGTATGGTATATCTTTCATCTCCATTGTTGAAAATCTAATAATCTATCATATGAACCATTTGGAAAACCTCAATTTGATGCAGATGGAGCAAAATATCAAAGGATGTTACAAGTTAAAAAGCATACAGCCAGTAGAC
This genomic window from Gossypium raimondii isolate GPD5lz chromosome 10, ASM2569854v1, whole genome shotgun sequence contains:
- the LOC105777867 gene encoding uncharacterized protein LOC105777867; amino-acid sequence: MATIPSHALRHLTLTRPWLRKISCTTSLAFSSQDPLLTYPDNSNNNDTDHTKKTTNSKSQAFFPKKNQVLELECESLAFKGKGVCKVADSGFVLLCDNALPGERFIGRVSRKKGSYAEVTKLKTLSPHRDLVDAPCAYASYCGGCKTQNLSYEAQLRAKEQQVRELVIHVGKFSDKNPDFECIMKPIVPCDVQFHYRNKMEFSFGTQKWLPKELLHEKLDGIDNYALGLHAPGYFDKILNVDKCLLQSEPANKILATVQDNWKDPELGLSPYNVHSHTGFLKHLVLRTGRDMKTDLPELMVNFVTSSYKPEMLKPLVEKISAIPEVVSIMNNVNTSVGNTSVGEEEYTLYGKSTITESLRGLTFQISANSFFQTNTHQAEVLYKLIEDCAGLRGDASEIVLDLFCGTGTIGLTLAKKAKHVYGYEVVAQAVADAHRNAKLNGISNTTFLQGDLNKIDENFGKHFPKPDIVISDPNRPGMHMKLIKFLLKLKAPKIVYVSCNPATCARDIDYLCHGVMEQNIKGCYKLKSIQPVDMFPHTPHIECVCLLELC